GTGCCCCGGATGCTGGAGATCGAGTGCATCAATGTGGCGAGCTACCACGGTGGCACGGAGAGCAGCGGCACGGTGAACTTCCTCGATCACAAGCTGCCCGATGTGAAGGGGCGGAAGGTTTTGCTCTTGGATGATATCCTGGACACCGGCCGGACCTTGAAGGCGGTGAAAGACCGCCTGATCGAAGAAGGAGCCACGGAGGTGAAGACCGGTGTCCTGCTAGCAAAGGACAAGGAGCGGGCCGAAGCGGTCGAGGCGGATTACGTGGGCTTCTTTATCGCGGACGAGTTCGTGGTGGGGTACGGGCTGGATTATCAGGGGAGGTACCGGAATTTGCCGTACGTGGGGGTTTTGAAGGCAGAGGCGCAATGAGAGGACGGCGCGGGTGAAACGGTATTCACCCGACCGCCGAAGGACGAGCGGGGTGCTCGTCCTTCCCTTGGAGCCACTACTTGGCGTTGTTCCAGAAGACGAAGGTGCCGCGGTTGGTTGAGGTCACGACTTCGACGGTGCCGTCACCGTTGAGATCGGCGGCGAGGACGTCCGAGCCGACTCCGGAGCGGTTGTGGATGAGCTCGGGAACGAACTCGGCGCCGCCGGGAGCGGACGGATTTCTTACGGTGCGATACCAATAGACCACGGCATCGCCGTAAGGATCGGGATCGAAGTAGCAATCGAGGTGGGACCAGTAGCGTTTTCCGACGATGAAGTCCGGGATGCCATCGCCATCCATGTCCGCCATGGTGGCTCCGTGAAGCTGGGAGAAGGTCACACCGCCGGCATTCTGGGAGGCATAGTCATCCGCGATCATGTGGCGGACGAAGGAGATGCTGCCGCCGCTGTCCCGCTTCTGCTCGAACCATGCGAGGCCGAAGCCGTGGGCATTCAAGCTGGTGACCACGTCGTTGGTGCCATCCCCGTTGACGTCATAGACCGCCATGGCCGCGCCACCGCAACCGCCGCTGCGGTGACCGTAGCGCGCGAAGGCTTCCGGGTGATAGGTCCACAGGCCGCCGGCACTCTTGTCTTTCGGTTGCTCCCACCAGCCGTTCGGATTGAGTACATCCAGCAGGCCATCGCCATTGATGTCGCCCGCGCCCACGCCATGGGCCATCGCGTAGCCCTTTTCGGAAACGATGTGCTCCACCCATGGCTTGGT
This portion of the Luteolibacter luteus genome encodes:
- the hpt gene encoding hypoxanthine phosphoribosyltransferase; the encoded protein is MENDIERVLVDEEVILKRLDVMAKEVRKDFPGEVLVVVVLLKGALVFASDLLRRVPRMLEIECINVASYHGGTESSGTVNFLDHKLPDVKGRKVLLLDDILDTGRTLKAVKDRLIEEGATEVKTGVLLAKDKERAEAVEADYVGFFIADEFVVGYGLDYQGRYRNLPYVGVLKAEAQ